The region caaagtatgccaacttcaACTTTAGTTTAATATTCAGAAAGGGCATTAGCAAGACATTTCCCTTATACTAACTTGTTCGATCTGAAAGTCATAATAGTTCACAAATGATACATACTCTTCAACATCATTTTCCATAGTAGCAAAGCCAAAAAGATTGCACACTACACTAATCCAAAACAGGAAATCAACCACGGAAAAGGTCACAATAATAAAGAGCAAGCAAATTCAAGCATATTGATATCGAATCAATTTCTATATTTCGGGGCGTGGGGAAGGGAATCGAGTCAAAATAGAGACAAACCTAAACATATATGGCCATTACTATAAATGTGAGGATGCAAAGGCGCTGGAGGAACAAATATAACCTGTACAAAATGAAGAATATCAATTGATTAACGGAACACATTCAGCAGACACAGCTCAAAGCTAACAGCAAAACCGTAAAAGAACAACTTGAGTAACACTTGAGCGACATAAAAAATTTCCGAATTTTTCTAGCAGAATCACCAAAAAAGGGAACTAAATAGCAAGAAAATATACCTGCGGCGCTTCCATAGGGTAATGCTCCGGAAAATCAACTTGAAGCTGGTACATTTCACCAGCATAAAGCGTACCCGGTACCCCGTTGACTTCAATTACCCATCTAATCATGCCAAAACTCAATCAATCACTACCAGACTTTCAATTTGTCCGTgaaatcgaaaataaaatta is a window of Salvia hispanica cultivar TCC Black 2014 unplaced genomic scaffold, UniMelb_Shisp_WGS_1.0 HiC_scaffold_182, whole genome shotgun sequence DNA encoding:
- the LOC125198674 gene encoding probable ubiquitin-conjugating enzyme E2 18, producing FLELELKALSKIACNRLQKELVEWQVNPPAGFKHKPTDNLKRWVIEVNGVPGTLYAGEMYQLQVDFPEHYPMEAPQVIFVPPAPLHPHIYSNGHICLGLSLF